AGAAATTATTTATTACCCTAAACAATAAATAAAGTTCATACTGGAACCTTCACAATTAAATGTATGGATAAAAGATCATCCTGCCTATTGTGTATCTCCTTGTTACTGTAAGCCTTTAGAAGTAATATgtatattttcctcttttctccaGATTGGCTGGTGTAATATCTCTTGTTCAGTTATCAACGCTTATATGAACTACTATATGGGTAAGGTTTAAAAACAGAGCAAATCACATTATCCAGGAATGCTACAAATCTGGAATCCAGTCAACTCCACCTTTTCATCTGACTGCTGTATtataaaggaaaacattttacaTATAGCATACTGTATATGTAGCATGtctttgtttaacattttaatttgtaaatgcTAATTAGGCAGTTGCTCTCCACAATTATATTATTACACACCTAATCATTCTCGAATATAAGTAGATGAATACTAAATACAGTAAATAGCCACTTTGTATTTCCCAATACCTCGGCACTGTTCTTCATTTTGCAAATGAGTCTTTCcggacaaaataataataataaaaaaaaactctttGTAGCTTTGTTTTAATTGTCCTGGTACTTAAGGCATAAACGTGGCGTCACATCCAAATAATATCTTTAACGGCCAGCATGGAAAGTAACTCTATCAAATTAACTTGTTGCTCGTTTTAAGTGTTAATGTTTTCAATTTGCTTTTATTCGCTTCTATGTATACAGACAGCGAGTCATACAGGAATAAGACTGAGGAGTTGACCTACTAGAATTGTTTTCTTGGACTATAAATTCAAGTTGCATTTGAGGTAGAAAAAAGACAAAGCACGAACTGCactaaaatgcaatattttttcaaatatggGATATTAACCATCACTGGCCTCTCTAAACTCAAAATCCCGTGGTCATATGTCCAAAAACTGTTTGATAAACAATGGTAAATCCAAGATTATGTGGTGACGCTTGTGAAGAAAATTGCACTCTAGATATGTACCCTAATAGTCTGGGAAATAGTCGTTGCTTTCTTTGGCAAATGCGGTAAGGTGGGAAGTTTTAGTCATGTAAATATCTCCATGTATTTTCAGTCATGTTCAATACACGGCAAGGCTTAACTCAGTTGTAAAAGTGAAGGCATGTGAACACTTTGCACatggcaaaaaaagagaaatgtctattttttcattgtttcttttgctgtttACTTCTCTCTATTATGTTTTTGACCAGTGACTTAGCTTTCCACCAGATACCACATTTATGGGCAATACTATTTCCAGGATTTAATTGGTCTTTATATTGTAAAGACAAAGAATAAAACTTGCAGTCACTCTGAAACTGACGAAGTTCTAGTTGGAGAGAACAACCTGTCTTTACCGCCTGGCAGAGATTGTTATGGTTATGCATCAAACGTGCGCTTGCCCCACCAGCGCTCCCTGGCACTTCCCCTTTTACAGGTGTTTAGCTGGTGCTAAAGGAATGTTAGCTTGCTGGTGTGCatatagatatatacatatacagataGACCTTCATAAGAATAAACATATGTTATTATCAATAAAATCACAGAAGTAAATTGTTTACTTATGTGTCCCATGCAGCCACCTAGAAAAATAACTAACAGGAATGGGCTCCTTGAGCAATATGTTAAGACTATGTACAATATGTTTGCAAAACAACAGAAAATCTGAGCAGACACCGAAGTTAAGATTATTTTAAGTCTGTAAATATCTACAACTGGAACTTCTCGTGTAGTTTTTGCATCTGTTTAGTGACACGGACTTCAGATGATCTATTGTTAACATAATGTTATTTTATAGCTACATTCGAGATAGTGAAGTAATTGAAAGAGAGTGAGTGGCTACTTTATTGGGAACATTGCAGATACTTCTGAAGGTTTAAAATGGCAATTAAATATTACATGATGTAAAGACACCCTGGATTCTCTTTGTTGTATCTGCAGCGGTTTAAAAGCTTTATTTGGACAAAGTCTGTGTGATACATTAGGTTACCCTGAAatgatgtttttatttatttaactgatTTCACTTACTTGGAGGTCTTAGCTCACTTTAAGATAATGCACCAAATTAACAACTTTTAGGATGGCTTTTTACCTATTAGTCAAACTGTAAAGCCCAATGTAGAATCTTGAGTTTCTATCTTAGCGATGTGACAGTTCTATTTGGACTTAAGTCTGTTGTATTTAGGACATAAATTTACTCTAGCCTCTTTATCCACCCCACGAGTTCACTATTTTGATGTCACCATTTATATAACTATATAAAATATCATAGACACATATAGTTTGGAGAGGGCATTTGTTCCTCTGACAACTCTGGAGGAACAGAATTGTTGTTCAATGTAGTAGCGTTTTACTCACCAGGTTCTGAGCCGCATCAGTGCGCCCCCTGCTGACCATCAGTGCTCTCACTGAGCACTTCAAAAGTTTATTTTGTTCTGCAAACCGTATCATATAAAATTAACGACAACCAATAAAATTATCTTATATGTTTCAACTGTAAAagtccaaaacaaaataaagctaGTTTTAGTGAAGCTAGAAAGCTCTGGTTTGGCTTCGTTCTCTTTGGCTGAACGAGGGTCCTTTTATCTAAAGCCCAGTGCACAAACATATAGCTTAATGTGACTAGtgttcttccttttatttctttctctATGGCAACCAATATGTTCTGCTCAGAAATGTTCCCCCATCAAGGAAACAAATGATCTTGAGGGAGCAGCTCTATACGGCATCTGTTCCAATGGAGAACACAGAGTTAACCCCAGTCAAAAGAGACGCTGAGCCCGTCATCAAGAAGTGGAAAATGGGCGATTCTTCTCCCCCAAAATTGAAACCTATACCTCCCTAGTTTTACAAGTCATTTTATTGATTTGAGTATCGACCGTTTCCAAAGAAGTAACTAATTCTAGGGAATTACAATGATCACGAGCTGTTGTGTATCCAAAAGAGCAAAAgagtgcaaataaaataaaattaaaattaaaataaatgaaagtaaTGCAATGGATATTTAAGCCTGGATAAAGTTTTCAGTAGCAGTATCTGGCCTACTAATTTCACCTTACATTATTTATCACATTATTTATCACACTCACCTAAACGCTGTAAAAGAGTTTCAGATCATTAGACTATACCTCTCAATTAGATGGGAATTCAGGGAAAGTGGATCTAGGGACAAGGAAAACTGTCAGAAATGAGAAACAAAGTGAAATCTGGTTTGTAATGCTCAAGCCACAATCTCCTTTGAGAATAAAATGAAGGGATGTCCTGGTTAGTTTTGATTGATTATACTCTTTCTGATGGACTTTCACTACAGAGCTCTAGATGTTGTGCTTAACCGTCTGTTCCCTAGTTACAATATTAACCCTGTGTGTGCACCATAGCtctccacctccttctcctcttcatcttcctcccccagcaccagacTGGTTTATTTCACTCCCCAGCTCTCAGCAGGTGTCCACTTCTCTACTTTTTGCCTTGCCCCTCAGCACACTACTGCTGTTCAAAGCTGATTTTCCCCCGTCCTCGGAAGAGATTCTCCTGAAGAAACATTtgaaaacaataaatatttataatcctTCACACTTTAGAATCCATAATATTTTCtagggctttttttcccccctgagtgCTACAATAATTAACAGTGCCCAGAAAAGTGAAGTAGTAACCAGAAGACTTTCCAGTACTAAAGAATTGCTTTACTGCCTTGAGCTTTGGAATGAGCTTTTTATGTAATATTTCACTAAGGcgtttttttgtttggggggtgggagggcgctggtgattttttttttcccattaggCTTGCTTCCTTCCAGAGAGTTGCCATGGGCTCCCTGTCTTTtcctaatcttttaaaaatagattcacaggactttaaataaaacaaaaatagagaaaaacattaaaaacacttaCCGACCAGACTTCCAGGATTtagagggattttttaaaaaattgtaattttttttttgttttaataaggtGACAGGGGAAAAACCATGTTCTCAACTCCAGCGAAACGATCCATGCTAAGATTTTCCTTTGCACTGACTCCACTAAGCCCAGCTCTCCACTTGTCTATTATTTTCACCAAAATATATGAAAATTTATGCAAATGAAAATCAGCACTAACTGTTCTCCCCTTGTTatactttggattttttttttccagacaaaacaaTCACACTCTGCAAGGGAGGGGGTGGGCGAGAGTTGAGGAACTAAGTTGTTGTTggctgttgttttttgttttttgttttttgttgttgttgttgtttttttaataaaacacaaaACTCCAACACAAGCTTATTTTTTGTTGTGCGTGTGTACAatatttttaggattttttaaagaaTGTAGATCTGTTTGCAGAGGCGCTATCACGTTTCATCAGGCCACCTGAGACGGCTTTTGAAAGCGTGTACTGTGAAATTCATAGCAGTAATTTAGACAAAATCCTCACTGTATATTAATGAAAGACGGCCCCATGGCACCGTTCCTATCCTCCCCATTCAGTGTAAACAAAACCACGAGACTCACTCGGTTTTTGAGCCTGATCCAAGCAAAATCGGCTGGAAAGGAAAACATGGGGTTCTGGCACTGACTATTCAAACGTCTGCACCTGGAGATCTCAGATTTATTCAATGAAATCTGTGTTAGAtcttttatacatataaaatgaaacCTTAGGAGGACGCATGGGAACAAAAAAAATCGTTACGTTTAGGGTTTAGTTACCATTACTCTTCAGATCTGTATACTTCACATTAATGGTTTTTCTAAGCCTACCTAAGATGGTATCTTTCACCGTGCAAGCAAGGACCTGGACAGGGTCCTAAATAAATTCTGCTAGTCTACAGTTAATCTTCAAATCACGCAAATGCTGCATACTTGCTATTGGGGATGTAGTCTGTGCTGGAAGATGAATTCAACTAGCTGAATTTTGTGGGGAAATTATCAACTGAAAGAGGGGAGCGTTATGTTtcatattttaatgtaaacataATGCATTTTTCTATCCAtaggcgcgcgcacacacactatatgtgtatatgcattataCATGACGGATAGGTAGCCTGTATGGATTACACAACACAAACACAATCATTAGTAAAGATGTGTTCCTTGAATGTCCGAATTGTGTTATTTCATTGGAAATCCCCGAGGAGTGTTCAATTTGCCCTTGTTTTGGTTGCCACTTTCTCTTTTTTCTTGGTTCACTGAGGTTGCCTGTGTGCAGCGTTTCCGCTTGgtcgcatctctctctctctctcactctctctccttctccttcccccgccccccttaaCTCTTTCAGCTGGActagaaataataaaacatttcatACAACCAGATCGGTTTCCTGCGAAATACCAGCGTTTacagaataataaaaaataatggggaaaaaactatatatatatatatatactgataTACGTATATCAGTAGGAAATGGGGACAGGGGATTGTTTAGTGGATCTAGAGCAGGAttcaatttggattttttttatgatgAGGATTCAGGTTTAACATATTTTATAACAATGCACGTGGTCAGCAGCTTGAGCTGTTCTGTGTGGTAAAGGCATTTTATTGTGCATCCTCTCAAATATTGTTGATATTAAACAGTTCGGTGCAGCTATCCATATAAGTGTCCAAAGACATATGAGCTGCATTCTAGTTCCCACACATACAGGGGAACTCAGAAACTAAAACAAAGAAGCGTGTGGCTGATTGCATGTAATTAAGAGAATAACTTGCCATGTTAGCTTCAGTCTAAGATCTGGTAAGAGATCATGACGGTCGAGACTGGCCAAAAACCTTAGTAAATCTTAAAAAGATATTAGCCCCCGCACTTTGCCTTTCTGACATATGCAGAGAGAGATAAATGGAATACAAAACTTTGAAACAGAACAGGACGCTTCCTTCTGTAGGTGATGACTGTTTGATTTATGTAGACTGTAGCCTATATACAATGGCTGCTTACAGATGATGGGAATTATTCGCCTATGAGGAGACTCATGTGCATACaagtaaaataaatgcattattaGATAGggtttttctctcttcccctcatctttcttttcattccttccctctccccccgccccccccatgcCCAAGGGGTTTttattctccctctctcccccctcccccacatgcccAAGTTGCTCTGTGCTGGGAGAACTCAGATTTATCCGCTGGGCGTTAAGAGTTAAGATGTTgaggggagaagaagaggaggggccgggaagggagcggggggtgagtggggggggggggcagatttccAGCTTCTACGCCACTTTGCCTAAATTAAAAAGCAACCAATCGGAACGGCCGGAAGGGGGGGCCTCGCGTCCGGAGCCAGtcattctggctctgtcaatcacGCAGCGGGTCTCCAATCAGCGGGGGCCCTCGCGCTCGACTTCCTTGTATTTGGGaaagtgtggtggtggtggtgcgcGCGCTCGGCGGAGGGTAAACATTCGGCAGTCCCCGCGCTGTGAGGGAGggacggggagagagagagagagctgtcagGGAGAGCGAGCCGGTGGGGACGAGCCGCGCTGCTCTCCTCCCAGCACCACCCGGGCACGCTCTGCAAGCCTGGCAGCAGCCAACTTCCCCCACTGGAGTTAGTGTACCAAGGAGCCCCtagatgcacacacacatacacacacctctctGCCCAGGCGCTCCTCCTCCCGCAGCCCGCTGCTGGAATTAACCACCAACCTTGCAAGGGAAGGAGAACCGTCTTTCAacctccctccttttttctttttttttttttctttttctttttcttttttttttttaaactgcccaaaaggggggcaggggggagggaagatgtcTCACCCAGCCCGTGCCTCCAGCGAGAAGGCTCCAAAGGGACTTGCGTTTCAAAGCGGACAAAGTGCTCCTGCGAGAGCCCAACTTTGAGacatgcagcagcagcatccccagcaccGCCGCCACCATCCTCAGCCCAGGAAGTTTTCCTAGGACACCGACCAAACTTGgcaagagaagaggaggaggaggaggaggcgagaGCCAGGAGCCGAGCAGGGAGAGAGCGAAAAGAGGGAGCGCGAGAGGAAAGCCACCCGCGCGCACAAAGCCttccaggaggaaggggaagaaaaagttTCGCTCCGGCAGGGGCAGGCTGCGAGGGCGAGATGTGCTCCTGAGGGAGTGACggggagaaggagaagggggCTCGTCGttgtgtccccccccctcccctgttttttgagctttgatttttatttttttttatatttttgtcttCCTGCAAAAAGAAGCAGCCCGGGCGTTAACAGGTGAACGGAGATCGGGGCCAAAAGCCAAAGCGGCTGGCGAGGAGGCGAGCCCCGGTGCCTGCGGAGCAGCGCGAGTTCCCGGGAGAGGGTGTTGACAAAGGGAGCCGAAGAGCCCCCAGTTGTGCGGATTGGTGGCACGCCagcaggcaggggggtgggggagcggaaTGGCCACCGCGGCTTCTAACCCTTACCTACCCAGCAACAGCATCCTGTCCGCCGGCTCCATCGTGCACTCGGACTCGGGAGGAGGGGGCATGCAGCCGGGCAGCGTCGCCGTCACCTCGGTCTCCGGCGGCTACCGGGGCGACCCCTCCGTCAAAATGGTCCAAAGTGACTTCATGCAGGGAGCAATGGCTGCTAGCAACGGCGGCCATATGCTGAGCCATGCCCACCAGTGGGTGACAGCCCTGCCTCATGCAGccgccgctgccgccgccgccgccgccgcagccGTGGAAGCCGGCTCGCCCTGGTCCACCAGCCCGGTGGGGATGAGCggcagcccccagcagcagcagcagcagcagcagcccgatGTGAAAGGCAACTCCGGCCGAGACGACCTGCACGGCGGCACGGCGCTGCACCACAGGCCACCCCACCTGGGTCCCCCACACCAGGGCCACCCGGGCGCTTGGGGAGCCACCACCGCCGCCCACCTCCCGTCCATGGCCGGGGGACAGCAGCAGCAATCGCTCATCTATTCCCAGCCGGGGGGGTTCACGGTGAACGGGATGCTGAGCCCTCCCCCTGGCAGTCAGAGCTTAGTGCACCCGGGACTGGTGAGGGGAGACACGCCAGAGCTGGGGGATCACCCCagccaccaccatcaccaccaccaccagcatcagcaccaccagcagcaccacGGCGGGGTCAACAGCCATGACCCCCACTCGGATGAGGACACGCCGACCTCGGATGACCTGGAGCAGTTCGCTAAGCAGTTCAAGCAGCGGCGGATAAAGCTGGGCTTCACGCAGGCAGATGTGGGCTTGGCCCTGGGCACCCTGTACGGGAACGTCTTCTCCCAGACCACCATCTGCAGGTTTGAGGCTCTGCAGCTCAGCTTCAAGAACATGTGCAAGCTCAAGCCTTTGTTGAACAAGTGGCTGGAGGAAGCCGACTCCTCCACGGGCAGCCCCACTAGCATCGACAAGATCGCAGCccagggcaggaagaggaagaagcgGACCTCCATCGAGGTGAGTGTCAAGGGGGCCTTGGAGAGTCACTTTCTGAAATGCCCCAAGCCCTCCGCCCAGGAGATTACGAACCTAGCGGACAGTCTGCAGCTGGAAAAGGAGGTGGTCAGGGTTTGGTTTTGCAATCGgaggcagaaagagaaaaggatgaCCCCCCCGGGGATCCAGCAGCAGACCCCCGACGATGTCTACTCCCAGGTCGGCAACGTGAACTCCGACACGCCGCCCCCACACCATGGACTGCAAACAAGTGTGCAGTGAGAGTCACAACAgtaagggaaaggaagagaggcgagaaagggaaagggggagggggaccaacaacaacatcacacacacaaaaatccagaCTTGTTTCgactatctatctatatatagactatatatatctatatatacatagatatagatatagctaGCTATATGAAACGTTTGATAAGGTCGATCCGAGCGCTAGCATTTAtattgtggtggggagggggtggagatgCATAATGCACCAAAACTGcagatgttttttctttctttttttcttcttcttttttttttttttttttttttttggtaaacattTCTAAATTATCCCCTATTTCAGCGATGAACAGCACCCATCCCTTCTCTCCCTTTACGCCTCCCCCAAAATGCCCCCCTAAAAGGGCTCTCTTATATGAATCACGGAAacttttttctctcacacacacttttctttttttatgggaGCAATCAAAAAAAGGGAAGCAGAAGCAAAATCATCTGCCTGGTCGGAGGGTGCCTGCTGCATTCCAGGACCCTGTTTTTCTTGGCCAAACCACATCATTTTGGTGCAAGATATcaattctgggggtgggggggagtatcCTGCAAATTGAAAAGGGTCACTTtctccaggggaaaaaaagggaaatatgCACACTGCACTAAACACAAGCAGACTGTATAGGgaagcaaatatatatatttgggaaTAAATACCCGCATACCGAAAGCTGACCctgaaaaagagggggagggacagACACCGtgagaaagaaagaggagagattgTTGGTCCCTAAAGTTCGAGCTCTATAAAAGGACTTTTCATGAATTAAGGGAAACAACCAGAGAAAGGGAAATAATTTAGGGCTGTCAAAGTCGTGCTCCTGACGGCTGCCAATCATCATGGAAGATTCCTTAAAAAAATCCActgctaatattttttttattaatatttttatttctggaCTGATTCAGATAAAGGGATTTAGAAGTACTTGAGCATCTGCAGCTGCACTTATCTGAACTTCTCCTCTCCTAAATCCGTTGCCAACTTTGATTGAATGGGTGCTGTGGATGTGATTATATAATACTGCCATTTCCAAGCAGTGTTTTTGGTAGGTTTTAATAAACAGACTTTTCAAAAAGACGGCAATATAGAATTGTTAGATCCGTTGTTGAtctaaaaatatttgctttatattttcattaaatgacttcttttaatattttattcagaATACCTATGAACTGCTGCAAAACGGtaatttatttttccccagatctTGTATTACGTGTTTTTTTCAGACGAgcacaaatcaaaatgaaatgaaaatatggACAGTTGTTAGGTAATAAGGGTATCTTTTGATGTGATAATTTGATTGTAATTTAATTTGAGTAGTGATTCCGTAAGAGCTGATtgagaaaataaatttgttagaatGAAATAGTCTGTGTCTGATGCATAAACACTGTGTCGAAAAAGTTCTCTTAAGGAAATATTGCAAATATTTAAGTGGTAGAACTAAGGATGACCTGCTTTCTGTATCTGGTATCTCCTTCAGGTATCTGGAAATGCAGAGTTCCAGTATTCATGCTGTTAGCATTTTAGTACAGTACTCATTTCTTATAAATCCGTATACAAAGTAAATTTCCGTGGAGTTTTTCATAAATATCCCTGTGTAACGGGATAGTAAGGGAAGATTAGAGAATAAAAGGCCACgttctttaaaataattgttttattttaagattaAACTTCAGTGCAGTAGATGTGTAAGTGTATGGACTGATAATTAATGGCTAATACTGaaagcagttttgtttttaaaagtttagtctcttttctctcttttcaaaCTAAGAAACGAAGGCTagggtttttttaagtataaGTTATTTTGACACATTTAATGTCTgtataatatttgtatttaatttatcgTTATAATTTAAAGaaaggtacttttaaaaaaaatatagagaTGATACTTTCAAAATCCTACCTACGGTCCTCATAgtttaccatttttgttgttgttgtttgtttgttttaggctTTTTTGTACGAGGTGTGCAGTGGTGTAGTACAGTTTTTCCTTCACTCGACTATAGTGTTGCCATTCCTTTTTTACAACAAATGTGTGTATAAGTAACGTTAAAGATGCCAATAGATGCACTAGATAGGCTGTCATATTTATCTGCTAAATTTATTGCAATATACACACAAGTGAATGAATATTTCAGCTCTTCATTTTGAATTGGTAATGTTGTCGAAACTACAGATCTAAATTTAATGCCTCTATGTAATCCCCTGAAAACGTATTatagagaaatattttatttttttattaatgtaaGCTTTCAATACTCTCTGGTTTCCCCCGTTCTTccattttcttcctccctcccttctttcTCGCTATGTGATATTGATGCTGGGGTTAAAACCCCAGAAAACTGCTGTAGAAACAACACACATTTATTCCTTTTTGACAGGCCTTGTGTCACTTTCATAAATCAAATCCAACCATATAGCCGTGTACTGGGATGCATTATTTTAATACCAGATCGTAGTAAATATCACACTCGTTTTGATTTGTGAAATCCGAAAAGGCCATATtagaaaaagggaaagggaaaggataCAAGACaatttcatttattctttttgtttaatttaggAGCTTCCCAGTAATtttataaggggaggggggagaaagggagggaaggaaggagaggaggaatcATGAATTTTGCTACATGCAAGGGAAATCAGAGAAAGGACCTCCAGTTTGGAAGCAGTGGGTTTGTTTTTATGTAGTGGATACTATTAACACGTGAGGTGGAATCCTATTTTTCACACATGAAGGGTGGTGGCTTATTAGACATGGAGTGAGTAGGTCTATTTAAATTTCTTAGTGGTATTTGGTTACTGGATTTGGATGACAACAAAGAGCTACATTAGGCTTCACACTGGTTTCTATTAAAAGACAACCTTTGCGGATTTCTGCATAAGAAGGGCTGATTTTTACACTAGAGAAATAACATTTGGTAGTAGGAACGTGCAAAATCTGTCAATTCTGTGCACTTACTGTGCGCAAAAAGTGAGGCCatgttttccccccacccaccccaataAGAAATCGAATCATTTGAATGTATTTAGGAACTTCAGGGTTGTGAGTCTAAGGGATAATAAGAGGTAGATAATAAGTAAGAGGTTTTGTGTTAAGGGTTATATTGTTACACATGTAAATAATGAAAATACTGTTATATATCGCCAGATCTCTTAATGAATTTAGTAATTGTATTCATTTATAATATCAGTGTTCTGTGTTTGGTAACTGAGTCTTCATCATTtttccttattattatttttctaccTAAAGGAAAGCCAAATGTTTTACAAAGTTGTGTTTGATCAGTCTGGGTAATCCCGAGATGTGATTATTTTTAGTTTACATTTTCATATTCTGCAGTCTTCTACTGCGCCCTAGTTTTCTCCTTGACATCCCATCTTTTCCCCGGCTAGTCTGTATGCTATAAATCATTTTCAGGTTTATTTAAAATAGTCACCTCACTGCTGTTGGTCTACATATTTTCGGAACATAACGAAGAGCTATACCTTGGTTTAAAAATACAACGGTTCATTTCTGAAATTATCTTTAAAGATTCCTTATGCTTTAATGTAGTGACTGGTGTTTGCACATTACAATGCTCATAATTTGTTTTGTATGAATGGTTTTAAATGGAACGTTTAGAGAATAATTGGTTCTAATATGAAATGCAGTATATACTATTGATAATTTTATCAATAagtgtaatattttaaataattttaacaattaaatttgtttttttaaattatatatttgtaaaatatttatccTGTTGAAAACAACAATATATTGTTGTATTTATTcgtttatttttgtaataaatgaTCAACATCTTCAAGCTAAAGAAAAATTGACacttctatatatttatatagatataCCTTTTAAGATACAGATATCTTTGTTccaatttttaatgtaaatagaAGAAAATACATCTATAACTGGCAGCTTTCAGGACAAAATTGTAGAGATGATCTTCTTGCCACATGTAGTTTAGTTTGCCTAAGTTCCAGGGTAATTAATCAAACTCTAAAAGAGATGCAACAAGTATTGGCCCTGGATGCAGGCTTGGAATTATGTAGGCTATAGAGTGCTTTTTATAAACCCAGGAAGATAGATACCGCAAGGAAATTGGTCTTCTTTAGCATGATGGATGGATAAAATGAACCGATGGG
The DNA window shown above is from Trachemys scripta elegans isolate TJP31775 chromosome 1, CAS_Tse_1.0, whole genome shotgun sequence and carries:
- the POU3F3 gene encoding POU domain, class 3, transcription factor 3; translated protein: MATAASNPYLPSNSILSAGSIVHSDSGGGGMQPGSVAVTSVSGGYRGDPSVKMVQSDFMQGAMAASNGGHMLSHAHQWVTALPHAAAAAAAAAAAAVEAGSPWSTSPVGMSGSPQQQQQQQQPDVKGNSGRDDLHGGTALHHRPPHLGPPHQGHPGAWGATTAAHLPSMAGGQQQQSLIYSQPGGFTVNGMLSPPPGSQSLVHPGLVRGDTPELGDHPSHHHHHHHQHQHHQQHHGGVNSHDPHSDEDTPTSDDLEQFAKQFKQRRIKLGFTQADVGLALGTLYGNVFSQTTICRFEALQLSFKNMCKLKPLLNKWLEEADSSTGSPTSIDKIAAQGRKRKKRTSIEVSVKGALESHFLKCPKPSAQEITNLADSLQLEKEVVRVWFCNRRQKEKRMTPPGIQQQTPDDVYSQVGNVNSDTPPPHHGLQTSVQ